A single Ruficoccus amylovorans DNA region contains:
- a CDS encoding alpha/beta hydrolase: protein MLTRLHVACFFLALLTPAFEPLYASSEADEARIRHHSFTSRALDKSMAYTAIVPEGYDESRGDWPVLFFLHGLGRNENSLTDDPTCRQLLLRQPYVIILPRGEGGWYINSPVNPAARYADYLDEVFKRTAKDYRLSTDPARRGIGGWSAGGYGSVQTVLRHPGAFTALATIIGVVDYPREDTPENPLKFAVITGVFGTDPELWQAYNPLLSAKELQNVDVLVVIGDRAFDREMNERFVAELEAADVPVTVAHVPPGHTFAAIEQGLPYVLNFMRAHITADRN from the coding sequence ATGCTGACCCGCTTACACGTCGCCTGCTTTTTCCTGGCCCTGCTCACACCTGCTTTCGAGCCTCTGTATGCTTCGAGCGAGGCCGATGAAGCCCGCATCCGCCACCATAGCTTCACCAGCCGGGCGCTGGACAAAAGCATGGCCTACACGGCCATCGTCCCGGAGGGCTATGACGAGAGCCGCGGCGATTGGCCCGTCCTCTTTTTCCTCCACGGACTGGGCCGTAACGAAAACAGCCTGACCGATGACCCCACCTGCCGCCAGTTACTGTTGAGGCAACCCTACGTGATCATCCTTCCGCGCGGTGAAGGTGGCTGGTACATCAACTCCCCTGTCAATCCCGCGGCTCGTTACGCCGACTACCTGGACGAGGTGTTTAAACGTACGGCGAAGGATTACCGCCTCTCCACCGATCCGGCCCGGCGCGGCATCGGCGGCTGGTCAGCGGGCGGCTACGGCAGTGTGCAGACCGTGCTGCGGCATCCGGGTGCATTCACCGCACTGGCCACGATCATCGGTGTGGTCGATTACCCGCGCGAAGACACGCCGGAAAATCCGCTCAAGTTCGCTGTCATCACCGGCGTGTTCGGGACAGACCCGGAGCTTTGGCAAGCATACAACCCTCTGCTTAGTGCGAAGGAGCTCCAGAACGTCGATGTGCTTGTCGTGATCGGCGACCGCGCCTTTGACCGGGAGATGAACGAGCGCTTTGTCGCCGAGCTGGAGGCCGCGGATGTTCCTGTGACGGTCGCCCACGTCCCCCCAGGGCACACCTTCGCCGCCATTGAGCAGGGGCTTCCCTACGTGCTGAACTTCATGCGCGCGCACATCACGGCGGATCGCAATTAG